The Triticum aestivum cultivar Chinese Spring chromosome 3A, IWGSC CS RefSeq v2.1, whole genome shotgun sequence genome includes a region encoding these proteins:
- the LOC123058427 gene encoding GATA transcription factor 20, whose product MLHEAAPCTCGLLYGSCGGGCSMLFAAAPGDHHYYIKQCGDDGSYASYGGSVDCTLSLGTPSTRRAEAGVRAPAAGLPWEAVPSCNGRQDIGPARADQSNAGAASARRCANCDTTSTPLWRNGPRGPKSLCNACGIRYKKEERRAAAAAVAPTALASDSGIEYAYGYARHHHHQQQQQQQWGCYGPAVAKAASYGLFGDAAAEDGPCLPWGLGVMPSSPAFGSVREMTSLFQYY is encoded by the exons ATGCTGCACGAGGCGGCGCCATGCACGTGCGGGCTGCTCTAcggcagctgcggcggcggctgctccATGCTGTTCGCCGCGGCGCCGGGGGACCACCACTACTACATCAAGCAATGCGGCGACGACGGCTCCTACGCCTCCTACGGCGGCTCCGTCGACTGCACGCTCTCGCTCGGCACGCCCTCCACCAGGCGCGCCGAGGCCGGGGTCCGCGCGCCGGCGGCCGGGCTGCCGTGGGAGGCAGTGCCCAGCTGCAACGGCAGGCAGGATATCGGCCCGGCGCGCGCTGATCAGAGCAATGCCGGCGCCGCGTCCGCTCGCCGGTGCGCCAACTGCGACACCACCTCCACCCCGCTCTGGAGGAACGGGCCACGCGGACCAAAG TCATTGTGCAATGCGTGCGGAATCCGGTACAAGAAGGAGgagaggcgcgcggcggcggccgcggTGGCGCCGACGGCGCTTGCATCGGACAGCGGCATCGAGTACGCGTACGGGTACGcgcggcaccaccaccaccagcagcagcagcagcagcagtggggGTGCTACGGCCCGGCCGTGGCGAAGGCGGCGTCCTACGGGCTGttcggcgacgcggcggcggaggACGGGCCGTGCCTGCCATGGGGGCTCGGCGTCatgccctcgtcgccggcgttcgGGTCCGTCCGGGAGATGACAAGCCTGTTCCAGTACTACTAG